A window of the Oncorhynchus keta strain PuntledgeMale-10-30-2019 chromosome 21, Oket_V2, whole genome shotgun sequence genome harbors these coding sequences:
- the LOC127910546 gene encoding ankyrin repeat domain-containing protein 33B-like: MVACYKGFLDIVQSLYHCPYLDINHQDNDGNTALMIAAQAGHTITVTYILNYYPGADTEIRDCRGFTALIKAAMQGRNDVVSSLVMAGADLNAIDTRKQKCARDWALKTGRYETLSRLRHLNLRPRAEQFTESYVPEWPELKVLVAKATANKSTGQMITQRIKSTFSFNFLQDPQDNGVLDHMVCITTSIHSPLVATACRPLCPTSPPEVGKRRLAVPELRKKHSEKKLEESSVCHSNGSVSSIIPHIHLAETIATSCCVDTERRGSIISIASTGVHTFMPRNMAHRNSVFPSGCIPKIQIEKSGEPMPRKEKKKKRHKGHLELPVWKYKAEKQEKKEKKKAEKEKRRPRKKKRRPRRKRKGKRRERSSEMSKAANLFRCHTFPITSYIFFLELYSKHLNYEVLLKLLKGLDSVLWPMQ; the protein is encoded by the exons ATGGTGGCGTGCTATAAGGGTTTTTTGGACATTGTGCAATCTCTTTACCACTGTCCCTACCTTGACATAAATCACCAGGACAACGATGGCAACACAGCACTGATGATCGCTGCACAAGCAG GTCACACCATTACAGTGACCTACATCCTAAACTACTACCCCGGGGCAGACACAGAGATCCGGGACTGCCGTGGCTTCACCGCACTCATTAAAGCTGCCATGCAGGGCCGAAACGATGTGGTGTCTTCCCTCGTCATGGCCG GTGCAGACCTAAATGCAATAGACACCAGGAAGCAGAAGTGTGCGCGGGACTGGGCACTAAAGACGGGCCGCTACGAGACCTTGAGCCGCCTCCGCCACCTCAACCTGCGGCCTAGAGCCGAGCAGTTTACTGAGAGCTACGTCCCCGAGTGGCCAGAACTGAAAGTGCTGGTGGCCAAAGCCACAGCCAACAAGAGCACCGGCCAGATGATCACCCAGCGCATCAAGTCCACCTTCAGCTTCAATTTTCTCCAAGACCCCCAGGACAACGGGGTCTTGGACCATATGGTGTGTATCACCACCAGCATCCATAGCCCTTTGGTGGCCACCGCCTGCCGGCCGCTATGCCCCACCAGCCCCCCCGAGGTGGGAAAGAGGCGCTTGGCCGTGCCTGAGCTGAGGAAGAAGCACTCAGAGAAGAAGCTGGAGGAGAGCTCTGTGTGCCACAGCAACGGCTCCGTCTCCTCCATCATTCCACACATCCACTTGGCCGAGACCATCGCCACGTCTTGCTGTGTGGACACAGAGCGCAGGGGCAGTATTATCTCTATAGCCTCCACCGGGGTGCACACCTTCATGCCCAGGAACATGGCCCACAGGAATAGTGTGTTCCCTTCCGGCTGCATCCCCAAGATCCAGATAGAGAAGTCTGGAGAGCCCATGCCTAGGAAggaaaaaaagaagaagaggCACAAGGGTCACCTGGAGCTGCCCGTATGGAAGTACAAAGCAGAGAAgcaagagaagaaggagaagaagaaagcagagaaagaaaagagaaggccaagaaagaaaaagagaaggccaagaaggaaaaggaaaggaaaaagaagagagagaagtagtgagaTGTCTAAAGCTGCCAATTTATTTAGATGCCACACATTTCCAATAACTTCCTATATATTTTTCCTGGAGTTATACTCCAAACATCTGAATTATGAAGTACTGCTCAAATTACTCAAAGGTTTGGACTCGGTTTTATGGCCAATGCAGTAA